A genomic window from Populus nigra chromosome 7, ddPopNigr1.1, whole genome shotgun sequence includes:
- the LOC133698405 gene encoding uncharacterized protein LOC133698405 isoform X3 yields the protein MLRDANPRELQKLVVENVLAFNEGFWIRLAARTDSCKSEDDKAYYEELAISVMSIVDCLVHKTNEKIESATDILKEILKPIVDGEEEIHWPPTDPEALKLMEKDIIQREQEGQLDEGFLAEVSAQLRQAKEDEDKPGLEAMLQKVLQLYASSILSKRSYAKKGEEVLKAEQFLETIIKAPEEEWNKLLLNGMTVGKGEISPEELYAVIKKRIERTLIRTVIKPSTLYLFTCIFVVQYSLQLDATPHATVCYDSYTQAYPFLYTSPFLTSSLPLVGRRFVPATHSYRVS from the exons ATGCTGAGAGATGCAAATCCAAGAGAA CTGCAGAAGCTTGTTGTTGAAAATGTCCTCGCTTTCAATGAGGGCTTTTGGATACGACTTGCTGCTAGAACTGATTCGTGTAAATCAGAGGATGATAAAGCAT ATTACGAGGAGTTGGCAATATCTGTGATGAGCATAGTGGACTGTCTGGTCCATAAGACCAAT GAAAAGATTGAGTCAGCCACTGATATTCTCaaggaaattttaaaacctATAGTTGATGGAGAGGAAGAGATTCACTGGCCTCCTACAGATCCCGAGGCCCTCAAACTAATGGAAAAA GATATAATTCAGAGGGAGCAAGAAGGGCAGCTAGATGAAGGGTTCCTTGCAGAAGTTAGTGCACAACTACGACAA GCAAAAGAAGACGAGGACAAGCCAGGGCTCGAGGCCATGTTGCAAAAGGTTCTGCAACTCTATGCTTCCAGTATTCTCTCTAAGCGGAGTTATGCGAAGAAAG GAGAGGAAGTTTTGAAGGCTGAGCAGTTTCTGGAGACTATAATCAAAG CTCCTGAAGAAGAATGGAACAAGCTTTTGCTCAATGGAATGACAGTTGGAAAAGGGGAAATTTCTCCAGAGGAACTCTATGCTGTCATTAAGAAACGAATCGAGAGGACATTGATCCGGACAGTAATAAAACCTTCTACCTTGTATTTATTCACTTGTATTTTTGTTGTTCAGTATTCCCTACAACTGGACGCCACACCGCATGCCACTGTCTGCTACGACTCATACACACAGGCATACCCTTTTCTATATACTTCCCCTTTTCTCACATCTTCTCTACCACTTGTAGGAAGGAGGTTCGTACCAGCAACGCATTCTTACCGAGTATCTTAA
- the LOC133699425 gene encoding uncharacterized protein LOC133699425 translates to MAKKSITMKPIFQEQDAVLLDEANDFSNWELINESDAEDSDTDSLQSLENGFVSWSSPRSPKTSQEIVAQDTQQDRDVVFHFNPHDHEVDDDYDDDGDVYRGRPILFPAARIQYVDFDDEEDDDDDGYGLNDELVPWNVSGKLGRQRIRKLGKKVFPKTSNSKRSPFLHVKRGCVHGKHGLGLKA, encoded by the coding sequence ATGGCAAAGAAATCCATCACCATGAAACCAATCTTTCAAGAGCAAGATGCTGTTTTATTAGATGAAGCTAATGATTTCTCTAACTGGGAACTCATTAACGAATCTGATGCTGAAGACTCAGATACTGATTCTTTACAAAGTCTGGAAAATGGCTTTGTTTCTTGGTCTTCACCAAGATCACCGAAGACAAGCCAAGAAATAGTAGCCCAGGACACTCAACAAGACCGAGATGTTGTCTTTCATTTCAACCCTCATGATCATGAAGTTGACGATGACTATGATGACGATGGTGATGTTTATCGTGGGAGGCCTATATTGTTTCCTGCTGCTAGGATTCAGTAtgttgattttgatgatgaagaggatgatgatgatgatgggtaTGGGTTAAATGATGAGCTAGTGCCATGGAATGTGAGTGGGAAGTTAGGGAGGCAAAGGATTAGGAAGTTAGGCAAAAAGGTATTTCCTAAGACGAGTAATTCGAAGAGGAGTCCTTTTCTTCATGTGAAGCGAGGGTGTGTTCATGGAAAGCATGGGTTGGGCTTGAAGGCTTAG
- the LOC133698293 gene encoding protein SHORT INTERNODES-like produces the protein MMMMRQGSNLGGSRCQECGNQAKKDCVYMRCRTCCNSKGFQCQTHVKSTWVPACRRRQRAQNLLPRQQQQLQGHNPKRPRENPSTGLEIENFPAEVNSTVTFRCFRVSSIDESVDQFAYQTSVNIGGRVFKGILYDQGPHESRYYFGESSSRQLQEPNLPSADALTPGALASTSGAAESLAHPSYPFPLTASMSGTQLFLHPKS, from the exons atgatgatgatgagacaAGGAAGTAATTTGGGGGGCTCAAGGTGTCAAGAATGTGGAAACCAAGCTAAGAAAGACTGTGTTTACATGAGATGCAGAACATGCTGTAACAGTAAAGGATTTCAGTGTCAAACACATGTTAAGAGCACTTGGGTTCCCGCTTGTAGGCGGCGACAGAGGGCTCAAAATCTTTTGCCTCGTCAACAGCAGCAGCTTCAAGGACACAACCCTAAAAGGCCCAGAGAAAATCCCTCAACAG GTTTAGAAATCGAGAATTTTCCTGCTGAAGTGAACTCAACAGTCACATTTCGTTGCTTTAGAGTGAGCTCCATTGATGAATCAGTTGATCAATTTGCATATCAAACGAGTGTTAATATAGGAGGCCGTGTTTTCAAGGGAATTCTCTACGATCAAGGTCCTCATGAAAGTCGTTATTACTTTGGTGAAAGCTCTTCCAGACAACTTCAAGAGCCTAATCTCCCAAGTGCAGATGCCCTAACTCCTGGCGCTTTAGCTTCAACTTCAGGTGCTGCAGAATCTCTTGCACACCCTTCATATCCGTTTCCCCTTACTGCTTCCATGTCCGGTACGCAACTTTTCCTGCACCCAAAATCTTAG
- the LOC133699289 gene encoding V-type proton ATPase subunit a3-like, whose protein sequence is MAAARVAGGGCCPPMDLFRSEAMQLVQLIIPIESAHHTVSYIGDLGLLQFKDLNADKSPFQRTYAAQIKKFGEMARKLRFFKEQMEKAGVTPSTKPMTQTEIDVDDLEVKLGEFEAELVEMNTNDEKLQRSYNELVEYKLVLNKAGGFFSSAFSSATAQQKEIESQQTGEESLDTPLLQDREISIESSKQVKLGFITGLVSKEKSMPFERIIFRATRGNVYTRQAAVEEPVIDPVSGEKVEKNVFVVFYSGEKAKTKILRICEAFGANRYSFTEDFGKQVQMISEVSGRLAELRTAIDAGLLQKSKLLQTIGDQFVQWNTLARKEKSIYHTMNMLSLDVTKKCLVAEGWSPVFATNLIQDALQRAAFDSNSQVGTIFQVLHTSESPPTYFHTNKFTSAFQDIVDAYGVAKYQEANPGVYTIVTFPFLFAVMFGDWGHGICLLLAALVFIIREKKLSGQKLGDITEMTFGGRYVILMMALFSIYTGIIYNEFFSVPFELFAPSAYACRDLSCRDATTVGLIKARPTYPFGVDPVWHGSRSELPFLNSLKMKMSILIGVAQMNLGIILSYFNAAYFRNSLNVWFQFIPQIIFLNSLFGYLSLLIILKWCTGSQADLYHVMIYMFLSPTDELGENQLFPQQKTVQLVLLLLALVSVPWMLLPKPFLLKMQHQARQGESYMPLQSTEESLQLEANHDSHGHEEFEFSEVFVHQMIHTIEFVLGAVSNTASYLRLWALSLAHSELSSVFYEKVLLLAWGYNNIIILAVGAILFIFVTVGVLLVMETLSAFLHALRLHWVEFQNKFYEGDGYKFYPFSFASVNDEVE, encoded by the exons ATGGCGGCGGCAAGAGTAGCAGGAGGAGGATGCTGTCCGCCGATGGATCTGTTCAGGTCAGAAGCGATGCAATTGGTGCAGCTTATCATCCCTATCGAATCTGCTCACCACACTGTCTCTTACATCGGCGACCTCGGTCTCCTCCAATTCAAAGAT CTCAATGCAGATAAGAGTCCGTTTCAGAGAACTTATGCTGCTCAG ATCAAAAAATTTGGAGAGATGGCTCGAAAGCTACGGTTTTTCAAGGAACAAATGGAGAAGGCAGGTGTTACACCTTCAACTAAACCTATGACACAAACTGAGATTGATGTGGATGACCTAGAG GTAAAACTTGGGGAATTTGAGGCAGAGCTGGTTGAAATGAACacaaatgatgaaaaattaCAGCGCTCTTATAATGAGCTTGTGGAATATAAGCTTGTCCTCAACAAG GCTGGTGGGTTTTTCTCTTCTGCCTTTAGCAGTGCAACTGCTCAGCAAAAGGAAATAGAATCCCAACAAACTGGCGAAGAATCACTAGATACTCCTCTATTACAGGACAGA GAAATATCAATTGAGTCATCAAAACAAGTAAAGTTGGGGTTTATTACTGGCCTTGTTTCCAAAGAAAAGTCTATGCCATTTGAAAGAATTATATTTCGTGCTACCCGGGGTAATGTGTATACCAGGCAGGCTGCCGTAGAGGAACCTGTCATTGATCCTGTTTCTGGAGAGAAG GTTGAGAAGAATGTATTTGTTGTCTTTTATTCAGGAGAAAAAGCAAAGACCAAAATACTAAGAATTTGTGAAGCATTTGGTGCAAATCGTTACTCTTTCACTGAGGATTTTGGAAAacaagttcaaatgatctctgAA GTTTCAGGAAGACTTGCTGAGCTGAGAACTGCTATAGATGCAGGATTGCTTCAGAAGAGTAAATTGTTGCAGACTATTGGTGATCAATTTGTGCAGTGGAACACTTTG GCGAGGAAGGAGAAATCCATCTACCACACGATGAACATGCTCAGCCTGGATGTGACCAAGAAGTGTCTTGTTGCTGAGGGGTGGAGTCCTGTTTTTGCTACAAATCTG ATCCAGGATGCACTGCAGAGAGCTGCATTTGATTCCAACTCACAAGTTGGAACAATTTTCCAGGTTCTACATACATCAGAGTCACCACCTACATACTTCCACACAAACAAGTTTACTTCTGCTTTTCAAGATATTGTTGATGCGTATGG GGTGGCTAAGTATCAAGAAGCAAATCCAGGCGTGTACACTATTGTTacattcccttttctttttgctgtCATGTTTGGTGACTGGGGGCATGGAATTTGCTTGTTGCTCGCAGCATTAGTCTTCATAATCAGGGAAAAGAAACTTTCTGGCCAG AAACTTGGAGATATCACTGAAATGACCTTTGGTGGTCGTTATGTTATCCTGATGATGGCACTCTTTTCAATTTACACTGGTATTATTTATAACGAATTCTTCTCAGTCCCCTTCGAACTATTTGCTCCATCAGCATATGCATGCCGTGATCTCTCTTGCAG GGATGCTACCACAGTTGGTTTGATAAAAGCGCGCCCCACTTACCCATTTGGTGTAGATCCTGTATGGCATGGCAGCCGCAGTGAGCTGCCTTTTCTCAACTCTCTGAAGATGAAAATGTCAATCCTTATTGGGGTTGCTCAAATGAACCTTGGAATCATATTGAGTTATTTCAATGCAGCATACTTTAGAAACAGCTTGAATGTCTG GTTCCAATTTATCccccaaattatatttttaaacagcTTGTTTGGCTATTTGTCACTCCTTATCATTCTGAAGTGGTGCACTGGTTCTCAAGCTGACTTATACCATGTGATGATATACATGTTCCTGAGTCCAACAGACGAGTTGGGAGAAAATCAGCTTTTTCCTCAGCAAAAAACTGTACAG CTTGTGCTATTACTATTGGCCCTTGTTTCGGTACCATGGATGCTACTCCCAAAGCCTTTCCTTTTAAAGATGCAACACCAAGCT AGGCAAGGTGAATCATACATGCCACTTCAGAGCACTGAGGAGTCTCTTCAATTGGAGGCGAACCATGATTCACATGGTCATGAGGAATTTGAATTCAGTGAAGTTTTTGTACATCAGATGATACATACCATTGAGTTTGTACTGGGAGCAGTCTCAAACACAGCTTCATATCTTCGATTATGGGCCCTAAG TCTTGCGCACTCAGAGTTGTCTAGTGTATTCTACGAGAAGGTCCTTCTCCTTGCGTGGGG GTACAACAATATTATCATCCTTGCTGTTGGTGCCATCTTGTTTATTTTCGTAACTGTTGGTGTATTGCTGGTGATGGAAACTCTGAGTGCTTTCTTACATGCCTTGCGTCTTCACTGGGTGGAATTCCAAAATAAATTCTACGAGGGAGATGGTTACAAGTTTTATCCCTTTTCATTTGCATCAGTAAATGATGAGGTAGAATGA
- the LOC133699426 gene encoding probable cysteine protease RD19B, with translation MSSVPRIENVMTKTGLTICRVIWPWMCQAASPDQHITFKRHISAPSYCRGLPFRVARAYYLPQNATSKTTFSHGVHKLWDVAPCQAFVQKRNFFLYKISLSVSVCLHSTMSLDLSLLVILSLLFISAVHAETLNGDDPLIREVVDGQDASSSNLLSAEQHHFSLFKSKFKKSYGSQEEHDYRFSVFKANLRRAARHQELDPTASHGVTQFSDLTPAEFRKQVLGLRRLRLPKDANEAPILPTSDLPEDFDWRDKGAVGPIKNQGSCGSCWSFSATGALEGAHFLATGELVSLSEQQLVDCDHECDPEEPGSCDSGCNGGLMNSAFEYTLKAGGLMREEDYPYTGTDRGACKFDKNKVAARVANFSVVSLDEDQIAANLVKNGPLAVAINAVFMQTYIGGVSCPYICSRRLDHGVLLVGYGSAGYSPVRMKDKPYWIIKNSWGEKWGENGFYKICRGRNVCGVDSMVSTVAAVQTSSQ, from the exons ATGAGTTCTGTTCCTCGTATCGAAAACGTCATGACCAAAACTGGCCTCACGATTTGCAGAGTGATATGGCCGTGGATGTGCCAAGCTGCATCACCAGATCAACACATTACATTTAAGAGGCATATATCT GCTCCAAGCTACTGCCGTGGACTCCCCTTCCGCGTAGCGAGAGCCTATTACCTTCCACAGAATGCTACGAGCAAAACAACATTCAGCCATGGCGTCCATAAACTTTGGGACGTAGCTCCTTGTCAAGCCTTTGT acaaaaacgaaatttttttctatataaaatctCTCTCTCGGTGAGTGTTTGCCTTCATTCAACAATGTCTCTCGATCTCTCTCTCCTCGtcatcctctctctcctcttcatCTCCGCAGTTCATGCGGAGACACTCAACGGTGATGATCCCTTGATCAGGGAAGTAGTGGACGGTCAGGATGCGTCATCGTCAAACCTGTTAAGCGCAGAGCAGCATCACTTCTCGCTGTTCAAGAGTAAATTCAAGAAATCCTACGGCTCACAGGAAGAGCATGATTACCGGTTCTCGGTATTCAAGGCTAATCTGAGACGCGCGGCGCGTCATCAGGAATTGGACCCAACGGCGAGTCATGGAGTGACTCAGTTCTCCGATTTGACTCCGGCGGAGTTTAGAAAGCAGGTTTTAGGGTTGCGCAGGTTGAGGTTGCCTAAGGATGCGAATGAAGCTCCGATTCTACCTACTAGTGATTTGCCTGAGGATTTTGATTGGAGAGATAAAGGAGCTGTTGGTCCTATTAAAAAtcag GGTTCATGTGGGTCATGCTGGAGTTTTAGTGCCACGGGAGCTTTGGAGGGTGCCCACTTTCTTGCAACTGGAGAGCTTGTTAGCCTCAGTGAGCAGCAGCTTGTGGATTGCGATCATGAG TGTGATCCTGAAGAACCAGGTTCATGTGACTCTGGATGCAATGGTGGGTTGATGAATAGCGCCTTTGAGTACACTCTCAAAGCTGGTGGTCTTATGCGCGAGGAAGACTATCCTTACACTGGTACTGATCGTGGTGCTTGCAAATTTGACAAGAACAAGGTTGCAGCAAGAGTGGCCAACTTTAGTGTTGTTTCCCTTGACGAGGATCAAATTGCCGCAAATCTTGTGAAAAACGGACCTCTTGCAG TGGCCATCAATGCTGTGTTCATGCAAACATACATTGGAGGAGTGTCGTGCCCGTATATCTGCTCAAGGAGGCTGGATCATGGAGTGTTGCTGGTGGGATATGGTTCAGCTGGCTATTCTCCTGTCAGGATGAAGGATAAGCCATACTGGATCATCAAGAACTCCTGGGGAGAAAAGTGGGGAGAGAATGGATTCTACAAGATCTGCAGGGGTCGCAATGTTTGCGGAGTAGACTCCATGGTCTCAACTGTTGCTGCTGTGCAGACCAGCTCCCAGTAG